One Parageobacillus sp. KH3-4 genomic region harbors:
- a CDS encoding cupin domain-containing protein, whose protein sequence is MASHMDGTPPSPQYTFDVNKSSLFKKDNNNYINVLGVKQLNTLENVSLLDIFLSANNVIEPHYHPNAAELVYCISGAATVSMLNPFTKQILSYSITPGQVANIPRSWWHYEVAKVDNTHLLAIFDAPTPEVILGSDILKFTPANIISHTYCLDENQWKQAIAPVQPTTYIGPYKNCNRAKENIPHQYLNQQLQYIQQYQHPPYVLQYQQYWGYR, encoded by the coding sequence ATGGCTTCACATATGGATGGCACACCTCCATCCCCTCAATACACTTTCGATGTAAATAAAAGCTCCCTGTTTAAAAAAGATAACAACAACTATATTAACGTATTAGGTGTGAAACAGTTGAATACACTGGAAAATGTGTCTCTGTTAGACATTTTCCTAAGTGCTAATAATGTCATAGAACCACACTATCACCCAAATGCAGCCGAGCTAGTCTACTGTATTTCTGGCGCTGCTACTGTATCGATGCTGAACCCATTTACAAAACAAATTCTCAGTTATTCTATTACACCCGGACAAGTGGCAAACATTCCAAGAAGTTGGTGGCATTATGAAGTAGCTAAAGTTGATAACACTCACCTTTTGGCAATTTTTGATGCGCCAACTCCAGAAGTGATTTTAGGTTCAGACATCTTAAAATTTACTCCGGCAAATATCATATCGCATACCTATTGTCTCGATGAAAATCAATGGAAACAAGCAATTGCACCGGTCCAACCCACCACTTATATAGGTCCATATAAGAATTGCAACAGAGCAAAAGAAAATATACCTCATCAATATTTAAATCAACAGCTACAATATATTCAGCAATACCAACATCCCCCTTACGTCCTTCAGTACCAGCAATATTGGGGCTATAGATAA
- a CDS encoding helix-turn-helix transcriptional regulator, with product MLKLVKRIITKKGVNPWIFIGKRLNDLREKFDYSQKQVAEAIGISNVQLSRYESGIETLSQLRLLLIFMV from the coding sequence ATGCTAAAATTAGTGAAAAGAATCATAACTAAAAAAGGTGTTAACCCATGGATATTTATAGGAAAACGCCTAAATGACTTAAGAGAAAAGTTTGACTACTCCCAAAAGCAAGTCGCTGAAGCTATTGGTATTTCCAATGTGCAATTATCTAGATACGAATCAGGGATCGAAACCTTGAGCCAATTGCGGCTTTTGCTGATTTTTATGGTGTAA